One window of Catonella massiliensis genomic DNA carries:
- a CDS encoding DNA-processing protein DprA — MQFSDNEMTAILLCSYIGINKNDDVKPFSTGEWNTFLDRIIDMKLEPGLILNEENELLNQLGYEANERERIKKLVSRGGAVALELDSLMNKGIQVVTLFNKNYPILLKQKLERKTPQVLFYSGDIELAKKMGIAVVGSRNVDEAGIDFAKKLVAKATVEKLIIYSGGARGVDSISENTAIENNGGVVSFIADSLSTKIKKKDVVTNLINKRLLLISDVKPEMGFSVARAMNRNKYIYISAYCGAFVVSSDYNKGGTWAGAIENLRHNWTKTFVWNHKEYMGNSGLIEKGGIPYEISEKKISDLMKSTGNTISREIKREDSYEQMDIFRLDTMAVGESANNTYR; from the coding sequence ATGCAATTCTCAGATAATGAAATGACTGCAATACTGTTATGCAGTTACATAGGTATAAACAAAAATGATGATGTAAAGCCTTTTTCTACGGGTGAGTGGAATACATTTTTAGATAGAATAATTGATATGAAGTTAGAACCCGGGTTAATTCTAAATGAAGAAAATGAACTGTTAAACCAGCTCGGGTACGAAGCTAATGAGAGAGAACGTATTAAGAAGCTTGTATCAAGAGGAGGAGCGGTAGCCCTAGAGCTTGATTCTTTGATGAATAAAGGGATACAAGTAGTAACTTTATTCAATAAAAACTATCCGATATTATTAAAACAAAAATTGGAGAGAAAAACGCCGCAAGTACTGTTTTATTCGGGTGATATAGAACTTGCTAAGAAAATGGGAATTGCAGTTGTAGGCTCTCGTAATGTAGATGAAGCAGGAATAGATTTTGCTAAAAAACTTGTTGCCAAAGCAACTGTGGAAAAACTTATAATATATTCAGGCGGTGCGAGAGGCGTTGATTCGATATCTGAGAACACTGCGATAGAAAATAATGGGGGAGTAGTATCATTTATTGCAGATTCATTAAGTACGAAGATAAAGAAGAAAGACGTGGTTACGAACCTTATAAATAAAAGACTGCTGCTCATTTCTGATGTAAAACCGGAAATGGGATTCAGTGTTGCCAGAGCTATGAATAGGAATAAATATATTTATATTTCTGCTTATTGTGGTGCTTTTGTTGTATCCTCAGATTATAACAAAGGTGGCACTTGGGCAGGGGCGATAGAGAATTTAAGACATAACTGGACAAAAACCTTTGTTTGGAATCATAAGGAATATATGGGTAATTCAGGTCTTATTGAAAAGGGAGGAATTCCCTATGAGATAAGTGAAAAAAAGATAAGCGATTTAATGAAGAGCACGGGAAATACTATCAGCAGAGAAATTAAAAGAGAAGACAGTTATGAGCAGATGGATATTTTTAGACTGGATACAATGGCGGTTGGAGAAAGCGCCAATAACACATATAGATAA